The following DNA comes from Gammaproteobacteria bacterium.
GATAATCTTTGTCACGGTACGGTCCTATGATGCGGATGAAACGATTGGCCTTGAGCTAGGGGCAGACGATTATATTCACAAACCATTTGCGCCGGCGGTGATTCGCGCACGAATACGTAATCTGTTGGCACGTCGTAACGCCGAATTAGCCCTGCGGGCGAAGACGGTGCAATTAGAGCGTTCCAATGTGGAGTTGCAGGATTTTGCTCATATCGTCTCGCATGATCTTAAGGAGCCCTTGCGTGGTATCTACACCTATGTAACCTTACTGGCGGAGGATTATTCCGAACGACTTGACAGTGAGGCAAAAAATTATATTGAGCGCACGCAGCGATTGGTTGAGCATCTGTCATTCTTTATCGACCGCCTCTTGGACTATTCACGTTTGGGATATGCGGAACTGGATTGGACGACCCTTGACCTTAATGAACTGGTCGATGAGATCACCGAGGTGGTCGCACCATTTTTTAGAGAGCAGCAGGCTGAATTGCGACGGGTGGGACATCTACCGATCATTCGTGGTAATGGGGTACGGGTCGCTGAGATTTTTCAGAATCTGCTCATTAATGCCGCGAAATATAACGACAAATCGGAGAAATGGGTCGAGGTAGGTTATCGCGAGGATACGAGTGGGCCAATCTTCTGGGTTCGTGATAATGGCGTGGGGATTGCGGCACAGCACCATGATATGGTCTTTCGTATCTTCAAACGGCTCTACGAGAAAGACCAATACGGTGGTGGCGCAGGAGTGGGACTTACGATTGTCAAAAAAATCGTCGAACGTCACGGTGGACGGATTTGGATCGAATCGA
Coding sequences within:
- a CDS encoding Multi-sensor signal transduction histidine kinase → MPNKILIIDDSPSEIKVLATILSPSYELLFATNGADALELLINGKPDLILLDVVMPGMDGYQVCRSLKENPRTAEIPIIFVTVRSYDADETIGLELGADDYIHKPFAPAVIRARIRNLLARRNAELALRAKTVQLERSNVELQDFAHIVSHDLKEPLRGIYTYVTLLAEDYSERLDSEAKNYIERTQRLVEHLSFFIDRLLDYSRLGYAELDWTTLDLNELVDEITEVVAPFFREQQAELRRVGHLPIIRGNGVRVAEIFQNLLINAAKYNDKSEKWVEVGYREDTSGPIFWVRDNGVGIAAQHHDMVFRIFKRLYEKDQYGGGAGVGLTIVKKIVERHGGRIWIESTLGEGTTFYFTLNGEM